The following are from one region of the Sorghum bicolor cultivar BTx623 chromosome 2, Sorghum_bicolor_NCBIv3, whole genome shotgun sequence genome:
- the LOC8063504 gene encoding thiamine thiazole synthase 2, chloroplastic has protein sequence MATTASSLLKSSFAGARLPASTRTPSSPAVVATPRGAGAIRASSISSSNPPYDLTSFRFSPIKESVVSREMTRRYMTDMITYADTDVVIVGAGSAGLSCAYELSKDPSVSIAIVEQSVSPGGGAWLGGQLFSAMVVRKPAHLFLDELGVAYDEAEDYVVIKHAALFTSTVMSRLLARPNVKLFNAVAVEDLIVKGGRVGGVVTNWALVSMNHDTQSCMDPNVMEAKVVVSSCGHDGPFGATGVKRLQDIGMISDVPGMKALDMNTAEDEIVRLTREVVPGMIVTGMEVAEIDGAPRMGPTFGAMMISGQKAAHLALKALGRPNAVDGTIKVVSPALRQEFVIASKDDEVVDA, from the exons ATGGCCACCACCGCGTCCAGCCTCCTCAAGTCCTCCTTCGCGGGCGCCAGGCTCCCGGCGTCCACGCGCACGCCGTCGTCGCCCGCCGTCGTGGCCACCCCGCGCGGCGCCGGGGCGATCCGCGCGTCGTCCATCTCCTCCTCGAACCCGCCCTACGACCTGACGTCCTTCCGGTTCAGCCCCATCAAGGAGTCGGTCGTCTCCCGCGAGATGACCCGGCGGTACATGACGGACATGATCACCTACGCCGACACGGACGTGGTCATCGTGGGCGCCGGCTCCGCGGGGCTCTCCTGCGCGTACGAGCTCTCCAAGGACCCGTCCGTGAGCATCGCCATCGTGGAGCAGTCGGTGTCACCGGGCGGCGGCGCGTGGCTGGGCGGGCAGCTGTTCTCGGCCATGGTGGTGCGCAAGCCGGCGCACCTGTTCCTTGACGAGCTGGGCGTCGCCTACGACGAGGCCGAGGACTACGTGGTCATCAAGCACGCCGCGCTCTTCACGTCCACCGTCATGAGCCGCCTCCTGGCGCGCCCCAACGTGAAGCTGTTCAacgccgtcgccgtggaggacCTGATCGTCAAGGGAGGGCGCGTCGGCGGCGTCGTCACCAACTGGGCGCTCGTGTCCATGAACCACGACACGCAGTCGTGCATGGACCCAAACGTGATGGAGGCCAAGGTGGTGGTCAGCTCCTGCGGCCACGACGGGCCgttcggggccaccggcgtcaAGAGGCTGCAGGACATCGGCATGATCAGCGACGTGCCCGGGATGAAGGCACTCGACATGAACACCGCCGAGGACGAGATCGTGCGCCTCACGCGCGAGGTCGTGCCAGGCATGATCGTCACCGGCATGGAGGTCGCCGAGATTGACGGCGCCCCGAGGATG GGCCCGACGTTCGGCGCCATGATGATCTCCGGGCAGAAGGCGGCGCACCTGGCGCTGAAGGCGCTGGGGAGGCCCAACGCCGTGGACGGGACCATCAAGGTGGTGTCGCCGGCGTTGCGTCAGGAGTTCGTGATTGCGTCCAAGGACGATGAGGTCGTGGACGCGTGA